One region of Bdellovibrio bacteriovorus genomic DNA includes:
- a CDS encoding M14 family murein peptide amidase A, translating into MQGKIFHQTSWAQTSLGTSIELYKKSHSLSDFSERPILFIGGVHGDEPEGVRLAQELIQWLKQAETTHYESIRPWLLIPCINPDGYAKNQRVNARGVDLNRNFPSRDWSSEAKAPRYYPGPSPGSEKEVQALVKLIEDEKPQLIVHFHSWEPCVVYTGQPGKKAAEILATDTGYEAREDIGYPTPGSLGQYGWMEHQIPVICIEEQEHIDLNLVWPHFKKGLELLLTGKSIS; encoded by the coding sequence ATGCAAGGAAAAATTTTTCACCAAACTTCTTGGGCTCAAACCTCTCTTGGAACTTCTATCGAATTGTATAAAAAATCACACAGTTTGAGTGACTTTTCCGAACGGCCCATTTTGTTTATCGGAGGAGTTCATGGTGACGAGCCCGAGGGGGTTCGTCTGGCTCAAGAACTGATCCAATGGCTGAAACAGGCCGAGACCACGCACTATGAATCCATCCGCCCTTGGCTGCTCATTCCCTGCATCAATCCCGACGGCTACGCGAAAAACCAAAGGGTGAATGCCCGTGGTGTGGACCTCAACCGTAATTTTCCTTCTCGGGACTGGTCCTCGGAAGCCAAGGCACCCCGATATTATCCTGGCCCTTCGCCTGGAAGTGAGAAGGAAGTGCAGGCCTTGGTAAAACTCATTGAGGACGAAAAGCCACAGCTCATAGTACACTTTCACTCGTGGGAGCCTTGCGTTGTCTATACGGGCCAACCGGGAAAAAAAGCCGCCGAGATTTTGGCGACTGACACAGGTTACGAGGCGCGCGAAGATATTGGCTATCCGACGCCGGGAAGCCTTGGACAGTACGGCTGGATGGAGCATCAGATTCCGGTGATCTGCATTGAAGAACAAGAACACATAGACCTGAATTTGGTATGGCCTCACTTTAAAAAAGGTTTGGAACTTCTGCTAACAGGAAAGTCAATTTCATGA
- a CDS encoding HAD hydrolase-like protein, with amino-acid sequence MSKYKSIAFDLDDTLLDTSGILVPAAARRSCEAMLAAGLRCDLETCLQMRHELASQFSHTEIFTKIVDKFGTNQKGKAIHDALEHFYNPEIPEKLPLMPGSLENIQKLRESHNLFLVTMGSPEAQAQKIRSLGIAPLFKKIYILNGFIGEKKESAFLDIVQSEGHRPEELLSIGNRLSSEIRDGKRIGADTCYFAYGEHVGEIPQYPEDHPDFTITQHQDLIPTCGL; translated from the coding sequence ATGAGTAAGTATAAATCCATCGCCTTCGACCTCGACGACACCTTGCTGGACACCTCTGGTATTCTGGTTCCAGCAGCGGCCCGTCGTTCTTGTGAAGCCATGCTGGCTGCCGGCTTGCGATGTGATTTAGAGACTTGTTTGCAGATGCGCCATGAATTGGCCTCGCAATTTTCTCATACGGAAATTTTCACAAAAATCGTCGATAAATTCGGTACGAATCAAAAAGGCAAAGCCATCCACGACGCCTTAGAGCATTTTTATAATCCCGAGATTCCTGAAAAACTTCCGCTGATGCCCGGTTCCTTGGAAAACATCCAAAAACTGCGCGAGTCTCACAATTTATTTTTAGTGACGATGGGTTCGCCCGAAGCGCAGGCACAAAAGATTCGTTCTTTGGGCATCGCTCCCCTTTTCAAAAAAATTTACATTCTGAATGGTTTTATCGGAGAGAAAAAAGAATCCGCATTCTTAGACATCGTGCAAAGTGAAGGTCATAGACCCGAGGAACTTCTCAGTATCGGAAATCGTCTTTCTAGTGAAATTCGTGATGGCAAAAGAATAGGTGCAGACACTTGCTACTTTGCCTACGGCGAACACGTGGGCGAAATCCCACAGTACCCTGAAGATCATCCTGATTTTACAATCACTCAACACCAGGATTTAATCCCGACATGCGGACTTTAA
- a CDS encoding histidine kinase dimerization/phospho-acceptor domain-containing protein: MRTLKASFLLIGPWDARLQELGAHIATDLQQAWHWIQDSTYDVVAVSITLVLGKKFPEFYQAIKESSPSTQFIAVVPEDFSAHQLSFLHEEFSFFRVMSSYQDADLETHLFSALEEANQRKQDENLALLIREQTAQLKRLQIELEERVQKRTKFLTEARRKLFLTNSRIEGFKRALMAVHQASSVGEIEQLLNESMAATVHTSWIRLFYHPQDELFSRQVQAQLNFTQLQVPLFRHHEKVGSIFFLRGPDHPFTKEESDFLTRVAEAVALALDRIQKLKESESLKEQWEATFNSMSDPVVLIDTNYDIIQSNKALDDRLREQNREHTSRKCYQVLYNREEPCPGCQRGTNFRVQSQSSSPRTFEVFSQSLPLDSEKPPVFVNLYHDVTQQLKMEKQILESAKMAELGTIGSSIAHELNNPLGGILSFTQLIKMDMSPDNPLYPDIVEMEAGVQRCKEIVQNLLGFTRNPNADQIGDISLKEACLRALKIVELQTKSQGIEVKLHFPGDEILVRGHLNLLAQALKNVLQSAIDHVTDRSRNEKGFRPILDIEISSGAELTYILVKDNGTPEKNPSLPIGLGLSVASQILRDFDGTLEFSLSQDHENIARIAFSL, translated from the coding sequence ATGCGGACTTTAAAAGCCAGTTTTCTTTTGATCGGTCCGTGGGACGCGCGTTTGCAAGAGTTAGGAGCGCATATTGCGACTGACCTACAGCAGGCCTGGCATTGGATTCAAGATTCCACTTACGATGTTGTTGCCGTGTCGATCACGTTGGTTTTAGGAAAAAAGTTTCCCGAATTTTATCAGGCCATCAAAGAAAGTTCGCCTTCAACACAATTTATCGCAGTCGTGCCAGAGGATTTTTCCGCTCATCAGCTTTCATTCTTGCATGAAGAGTTTTCATTTTTCCGAGTGATGTCGAGCTACCAAGATGCCGACTTGGAAACTCATTTGTTTTCCGCCTTGGAAGAAGCAAATCAACGCAAGCAGGATGAAAATTTAGCTCTTTTGATTCGCGAGCAGACGGCGCAACTCAAGCGTTTGCAAATTGAACTTGAAGAGCGCGTGCAAAAAAGAACAAAGTTCCTGACAGAAGCGCGCCGCAAACTATTTTTGACTAATTCCCGCATTGAGGGTTTCAAACGAGCGTTGATGGCTGTGCATCAGGCAAGTTCCGTCGGTGAAATTGAACAACTCCTTAATGAATCGATGGCGGCGACAGTTCATACATCCTGGATCCGATTGTTTTATCATCCTCAAGATGAACTGTTTTCAAGACAAGTGCAGGCGCAGCTGAATTTCACTCAATTGCAAGTGCCCCTGTTCCGTCATCACGAAAAAGTCGGTTCGATCTTTTTCTTGCGAGGCCCCGATCACCCTTTCACTAAGGAAGAAAGTGATTTTTTAACTCGTGTGGCTGAAGCCGTCGCCTTGGCGCTAGATAGAATTCAGAAACTTAAAGAATCAGAATCATTGAAAGAACAGTGGGAAGCGACCTTCAACTCGATGTCGGACCCTGTCGTTCTTATTGATACCAATTACGACATCATTCAGTCGAACAAAGCATTAGATGATCGCCTTCGTGAACAAAATCGCGAACACACTTCGCGCAAATGCTATCAAGTTTTGTACAACCGAGAAGAGCCATGTCCGGGTTGCCAGCGCGGAACCAATTTCCGCGTGCAAAGCCAAAGCTCTTCACCCCGAACTTTTGAAGTCTTCAGCCAAAGTCTGCCGCTGGATTCCGAAAAACCACCTGTATTCGTAAATCTTTATCACGATGTGACCCAGCAGCTGAAAATGGAAAAGCAGATCTTAGAATCCGCAAAAATGGCGGAGCTAGGAACCATCGGATCCAGCATTGCGCATGAGCTGAACAATCCCTTAGGCGGCATACTATCTTTCACTCAGTTGATTAAGATGGACATGAGTCCAGACAATCCCCTTTACCCGGATATCGTCGAAATGGAAGCCGGCGTTCAACGCTGCAAAGAGATCGTGCAAAATCTGTTGGGCTTTACTCGTAATCCCAACGCCGATCAGATTGGTGATATCAGTCTAAAAGAGGCCTGCCTGCGCGCTCTTAAGATCGTCGAGCTGCAAACCAAATCACAGGGCATTGAAGTGAAGCTGCACTTCCCGGGGGATGAAATCTTAGTGCGCGGACATTTGAACTTACTAGCCCAAGCCTTGAAAAATGTCCTGCAGAGTGCGATTGACCACGTGACAGATCGTTCACGCAATGAAAAGGGCTTTCGTCCAATTCTAGATATCGAAATTTCTTCTGGCGCCGAACTGACATATATTTTAGTCAAGGATAACGGTACGCCAGAAAAAAACCCTAGTCTTCCTATCGGCTTAGGCCTTTCAGTGGCCTCGCAGATCTTGCGGGACTTCGATGGGACGCTGGAGTTTTCTCTGAGCCAAGACCACGAGAATATAGCGCGCATTGCTTTTTCACTTTAA
- a CDS encoding ATP-binding protein encodes MEIKITNRLIQGIFALGTIVTLSILVLNFLSLRDYRRSIREQEKSEALIVVMDELVKTVVDLETGQRGYILTSNSEFLEPYDKARIHIPRHLDALDQGVPPDIKSMVEYKEIRGLVTKKIELSREMIALVNTGQAKKAQDKVRSGQGKEVMDQLRAAVDAVKGVERAKVDEHRKIAESKGRINRDWTILGSGLCFAIIVLAYLLTDMENRRRTKVEQELALAKDAAVEASKHKSEFLANMSHEIRTPMNGILGMSEVMLAEMPEGSQRSKLEKIRDAGMALLTLINGILDLSKIESGKLELEENYFELPKLVQEVYNTLEYSAKSKGLEFETSISDNTPRSFSGDALRIRQILINLLGNSIKFSSSGKVALRISSYRAESSKTMLQVQVSDNGPGMTEDTVKKLFVPFEQGDKSTTRKYGGTGLGLSITKKLVDLMGGKIDVESKIGEGTSFWINIPLEAVNSMPSTNHPTSPVTSAFLSSLAPLKVLVAEDNATNQEVIKVMLRRLGHTFTVVENGREAIAAYEKEKPDVILMDCHMPEMDGYEAAKQITTEQGTLWSQGVPVIAVTANAVRGDKEDCMRAGMCDYLSKPLTMNELDDKLAMWSPKLDAVDTQIIDPRAMERLRQISETQAPVLMAQIRGEWLKEAPESLEKMKVLIEQSAWSDVSKTAHHLKSTCANAGFRRMTQFCSKIEEDIASNKFDEVMYLFLQLRSEYKLACLHLERETRNQGLAS; translated from the coding sequence GTGGAAATCAAAATCACCAATCGCTTGATTCAGGGAATCTTTGCCCTTGGCACTATCGTCACACTTTCAATTCTTGTTTTAAACTTTCTTTCTTTGCGCGATTATCGTCGCTCCATTCGTGAACAGGAAAAAAGCGAAGCTCTTATCGTCGTCATGGATGAGCTGGTAAAAACCGTGGTCGACTTAGAAACCGGTCAACGTGGATACATTCTAACTTCCAATAGTGAATTCCTTGAGCCTTACGATAAAGCGCGCATTCATATTCCTCGCCACTTAGATGCTTTGGATCAGGGAGTCCCGCCGGATATTAAAAGCATGGTGGAATACAAAGAAATCCGTGGGCTCGTCACTAAAAAAATCGAACTGTCGCGTGAAATGATTGCCCTTGTGAATACGGGCCAAGCTAAAAAGGCTCAAGACAAAGTGCGCTCGGGTCAAGGAAAAGAAGTGATGGATCAACTTCGCGCCGCCGTCGACGCGGTCAAAGGTGTGGAGCGAGCCAAAGTCGACGAACATCGCAAAATCGCAGAATCCAAAGGACGTATCAACCGTGATTGGACCATTCTTGGGAGCGGACTTTGTTTTGCGATTATTGTTCTAGCGTATCTTCTGACGGACATGGAAAATCGCCGTCGCACCAAGGTCGAACAAGAACTAGCGCTTGCGAAAGATGCCGCTGTTGAAGCTTCTAAACACAAGTCGGAATTCTTGGCCAATATGAGTCACGAAATTCGCACACCGATGAATGGTATTCTAGGAATGTCTGAAGTGATGCTAGCAGAGATGCCTGAGGGAAGTCAGCGCAGCAAACTAGAGAAAATTCGTGATGCCGGTATGGCTTTACTCACCTTGATCAATGGAATTTTAGATCTTTCTAAAATTGAATCGGGAAAATTGGAACTGGAAGAAAACTACTTTGAACTCCCGAAGCTCGTTCAGGAAGTTTATAATACTTTGGAATACTCTGCGAAATCCAAAGGACTGGAATTTGAAACTTCGATTTCAGATAATACTCCTCGTTCCTTTTCTGGAGATGCCCTTCGCATCCGACAAATTCTTATCAACCTTTTAGGAAATTCCATCAAGTTTAGCTCTTCCGGCAAAGTCGCCTTGCGAATCAGTTCTTACCGAGCGGAAAGTTCAAAAACCATGTTGCAAGTGCAGGTCTCAGACAATGGGCCTGGCATGACTGAAGACACCGTAAAAAAACTTTTTGTGCCTTTTGAGCAAGGGGACAAAAGCACCACACGAAAATACGGTGGAACTGGTTTAGGACTATCCATCACAAAAAAACTTGTGGATCTTATGGGTGGAAAGATAGATGTGGAAAGCAAGATAGGAGAAGGCACATCCTTTTGGATAAACATTCCTCTCGAAGCGGTGAATTCCATGCCGAGCACCAACCACCCAACGTCACCCGTGACGTCGGCTTTCTTATCCTCATTGGCCCCTTTAAAAGTTTTGGTTGCCGAAGACAACGCCACAAACCAAGAAGTGATCAAGGTTATGCTGAGACGTCTGGGGCATACATTTACCGTCGTCGAAAACGGTCGCGAAGCCATCGCGGCTTACGAAAAAGAAAAGCCCGATGTCATTTTAATGGACTGTCACATGCCGGAAATGGACGGTTATGAAGCTGCCAAACAGATTACGACGGAACAAGGGACCCTATGGAGCCAAGGTGTTCCGGTGATCGCTGTCACCGCCAATGCCGTTCGCGGAGACAAAGAAGACTGCATGCGTGCAGGGATGTGTGACTATCTCTCTAAACCTCTGACCATGAATGAACTGGATGATAAACTCGCGATGTGGTCGCCAAAACTTGACGCCGTAGACACCCAGATTATTGATCCCCGCGCGATGGAACGTCTTCGTCAAATCAGCGAAACACAAGCACCTGTTCTAATGGCCCAGATACGTGGTGAATGGCTTAAAGAGGCCCCCGAATCTTTAGAGAAGATGAAAGTACTTATCGAGCAATCGGCATGGAGCGATGTCAGTAAAACCGCTCATCATTTAAAGTCTACCTGCGCGAATGCGGGCTTCCGGCGTATGACTCAATTCTGCTCTAAAATTGAAGAAGACATCGCTTCAAATAAGTTTGATGAAGTCATGTATCTGTTTTTACAACTGCGTTCTGAATATAAACTTGCGTGTTTGCATTTAGAAAGGGAGACTAGAAATCAAGGTCTGGCATCTTAG
- a CDS encoding response regulator → MENKNFSKVRVLISDDNTTDRMILAAALNELGFQNVIQAEDGAVALAKIERAHDMGASINLLFLDWQMPKRNGLSLLTDLRRSQRHKNIKIVMTTNVADEKSVKEALNQGLDAYIIKPLSLDTLKAKLLAMEL, encoded by the coding sequence GTGGAAAATAAAAATTTCAGCAAAGTACGTGTGTTAATTAGTGATGACAACACCACCGATCGAATGATTCTTGCTGCCGCCCTGAATGAACTTGGTTTTCAGAATGTGATTCAGGCAGAAGATGGCGCTGTCGCATTGGCAAAAATCGAGCGAGCCCACGATATGGGTGCAAGTATCAATCTTCTTTTCTTGGATTGGCAAATGCCAAAGCGTAACGGCCTCAGTCTTTTGACAGATCTGCGTCGTTCTCAGCGCCATAAAAATATCAAGATCGTGATGACGACTAATGTGGCTGATGAAAAGTCAGTTAAAGAGGCGCTCAATCAAGGCTTGGATGCTTATATTATAAAGCCTCTTTCTCTGGATACATTGAAAGCCAAGCTTCTTGCGATGGAGCTTTAG
- a CDS encoding DUF1214 domain-containing protein, with translation MKLKKSLIAFCLLFLSPLSLLAQNNQNTISDKDIVDAYHYFIGRLLVLRQEHIDFKDGGFKWNEIYHREPGGVTWANPNLDVVYSEAWLALDPKTCVLVDIPKIDKRYYTFQVLNSWGETLSNINERTFPRRPYGKFAYCQENAAVKIPSSTERINVVGNKFRVLARIEIGKSQKEAVSLQKRIKITPTAVAQVETPVQIPLFSNKELPTVVAFENAEAILKSEPDTNDGMVPLQEKTLLISRNLGDEAFRARVDEVIRKEAIPSFLRALVSEGTHKNGWGATPAAGKYGSNYLWRSLVNYGGIWANTSEEVVYYRTNTDGTNTPLNGSETYTMTFPADQLPQTLVKFFWSVIVVDSEKFLVVPNPLKKYLVNSQSKLQKNKDGSLTIVFANKQPKNYPQTNWLPTPAKANYHLTFRFYGPELPVVKGQYFPPPLQKVTTSLSKNEL, from the coding sequence ATGAAACTCAAAAAGTCATTGATAGCCTTCTGCCTCCTGTTCCTTTCTCCGCTGAGTTTGTTAGCGCAAAATAATCAAAACACGATCAGCGATAAGGATATTGTGGATGCTTATCACTATTTCATTGGACGATTGTTGGTGCTGCGCCAAGAACATATCGACTTTAAAGATGGTGGTTTTAAGTGGAATGAAATTTATCACCGTGAACCGGGCGGAGTTACTTGGGCGAATCCGAATCTAGATGTCGTTTACAGCGAAGCGTGGCTGGCGCTAGATCCGAAAACTTGCGTGCTTGTGGATATACCGAAAATTGATAAAAGATATTACACCTTTCAGGTCTTGAATAGTTGGGGCGAAACACTTTCCAACATCAACGAAAGGACGTTCCCACGACGTCCTTATGGTAAGTTTGCATACTGCCAAGAAAATGCGGCCGTAAAAATCCCTTCCAGCACTGAGCGCATCAATGTTGTAGGAAATAAATTTCGTGTCCTAGCCAGAATTGAGATTGGAAAAAGCCAAAAAGAAGCCGTAAGCCTTCAGAAGCGGATTAAAATTACTCCAACGGCGGTCGCCCAAGTTGAAACACCGGTGCAAATTCCTCTTTTTTCAAATAAGGAACTCCCGACAGTAGTGGCATTTGAAAATGCCGAAGCCATTCTAAAAAGCGAACCGGATACCAACGATGGAATGGTTCCTTTGCAAGAAAAAACATTGTTGATCAGTCGCAATTTAGGTGATGAAGCGTTCCGAGCAAGAGTCGATGAAGTCATACGTAAAGAGGCCATTCCGTCTTTCTTGCGCGCTCTGGTCAGCGAGGGCACACATAAAAATGGTTGGGGCGCCACACCAGCCGCAGGAAAGTATGGCAGTAACTACCTTTGGCGTTCCCTTGTGAACTACGGAGGAATATGGGCGAATACTTCGGAAGAGGTTGTTTACTATCGTACAAATACGGACGGCACGAATACGCCTTTGAATGGCAGCGAAACTTACACTATGACTTTTCCCGCAGATCAACTGCCACAGACCTTGGTAAAATTCTTTTGGTCCGTCATTGTTGTCGACAGCGAAAAGTTTTTAGTGGTGCCCAACCCTTTAAAAAAATACTTGGTGAACAGCCAGTCAAAATTGCAGAAGAACAAGGATGGCTCTTTAACAATCGTCTTCGCGAATAAACAGCCGAAAAATTATCCACAAACAAATTGGCTGCCCACACCTGCAAAAGCCAACTATCATCTGACATTCCGTTTTTACGGCCCAGAACTTCCGGTGGTCAAAGGACAGTATTTCCCGCCACCACTGCAAAAAGTCACAACATCCCTTTCCAAAAATGAACTTTGA
- a CDS encoding sigma-54-dependent transcriptional regulator, which yields MRSQRVLILDDESSLRTALFRVLDRKGLNVITANKIEEAKVLCQGDTPIDLAIVDLNLPDGDGIEFMTHLKSLSPATEVIILTGHATIESAIRATQKGAFHFVTKPFNLEELMSLIEKALTHKKLQQENQQLRSELNKKYKFDQIVGNSDQIQNVLRLIERVADSDSTVLVTGESGTGKELIARAIHYNSPRAQGPFIPINCGAIPAELLESELFGHIKGAFTGAIANRVGRFEMADGGTIFLDEIGDLEPSLQVKLLRALQERSFEPVGSTKTVTVNVRVIAATNINLEEAVDNGRFREDLFYRLNVIPLPVPALRERKTDIPLLLNHFMEIFNKSKGRGLSGITPDALDCLVNYAWPGNIRELENLVERMTILKGQGQIDISDLPLKYKSGKTASSEVGGLEIPDAGMDFNSAVDAYENALILKALEKTGWNRNQAAALLRLNRTTLVEKIKKKGLIPPNEITPT from the coding sequence ATGCGAAGCCAAAGAGTCCTAATATTAGATGACGAGTCCTCCTTAAGAACCGCACTTTTTAGAGTGCTTGATCGCAAAGGCCTGAACGTCATCACTGCCAACAAAATCGAAGAAGCCAAAGTTTTGTGCCAGGGTGATACTCCCATCGATTTAGCTATTGTTGATTTGAATCTTCCCGATGGCGACGGCATTGAATTCATGACTCATCTTAAATCTCTAAGTCCGGCGACCGAAGTCATCATTCTGACGGGTCATGCGACCATCGAATCCGCTATTCGCGCAACACAAAAAGGGGCCTTCCACTTCGTCACGAAGCCTTTCAATCTTGAAGAACTGATGAGCTTGATTGAAAAAGCTCTGACTCACAAAAAACTTCAGCAAGAAAATCAGCAGCTTCGTTCTGAATTGAACAAGAAATATAAATTCGATCAAATCGTCGGAAACTCTGATCAAATTCAAAACGTATTGCGCTTGATTGAAAGAGTGGCTGATTCCGATTCGACAGTTCTTGTGACTGGTGAATCAGGAACCGGTAAAGAACTTATCGCACGCGCGATTCACTATAACTCTCCACGCGCGCAAGGTCCTTTCATTCCTATCAACTGTGGCGCCATTCCTGCGGAACTTTTGGAAAGTGAACTTTTCGGACACATCAAAGGGGCTTTCACTGGCGCAATTGCCAATCGCGTAGGCCGTTTTGAAATGGCCGATGGCGGAACGATCTTCCTAGACGAAATCGGAGATCTAGAGCCGTCTTTGCAAGTGAAACTTCTTCGTGCTTTGCAGGAACGCAGCTTTGAACCTGTAGGCTCTACTAAAACCGTGACCGTGAATGTGCGCGTGATCGCAGCGACAAATATCAATTTGGAAGAGGCTGTAGATAACGGTCGATTCCGTGAAGATCTTTTCTATCGCTTGAATGTCATTCCGTTGCCAGTTCCGGCGTTGCGTGAACGTAAAACAGATATCCCTTTGTTATTGAACCATTTCATGGAAATTTTCAATAAGAGCAAAGGCCGTGGTCTTTCAGGTATTACTCCAGACGCTTTAGATTGCCTCGTGAACTACGCTTGGCCCGGAAATATCCGTGAACTTGAAAATCTTGTTGAGCGCATGACCATTCTTAAAGGCCAAGGACAGATTGATATTTCTGACCTTCCATTGAAGTACAAGTCCGGCAAAACTGCTTCTTCCGAAGTCGGTGGTTTGGAAATTCCAGATGCAGGCATGGACTTTAACTCGGCTGTCGATGCCTATGAAAACGCGTTGATCTTAAAAGCGCTTGAAAAAACCGGTTGGAACCGCAACCAAGCGGCGGCTCTTTTAAGACTGAACCGCACAACTTTGGTGGAGAAGATCAAAAAGAAAGGTCTTATCCCGCCGAACGAAATCACTCCCACATAA
- a CDS encoding BON domain-containing protein, whose translation MKTQLVTLLALTVLGGTAFADTSDDKAKHSYDRDSMYESAPTGVDSEATSTATSMPAGDSAMNMPAKSDSEIQAMARRSLQSDTSLSSEARNVNIRVQNGRATLQGQAASPEEKESIRQKVMAVEGINSVNNKVLIKE comes from the coding sequence ATGAAAACGCAACTTGTGACATTATTAGCTCTGACTGTTTTAGGTGGCACAGCATTCGCTGACACTTCCGATGATAAAGCGAAACATTCTTATGACCGTGACTCTATGTACGAATCAGCACCCACAGGAGTTGATAGTGAAGCAACAAGCACTGCGACATCCATGCCTGCTGGAGATTCGGCGATGAATATGCCAGCTAAATCTGATTCCGAAATTCAAGCTATGGCTCGCCGAAGTTTGCAAAGCGATACATCACTATCATCCGAAGCCCGCAACGTAAATATTCGTGTCCAGAATGGACGTGCGACTTTGCAGGGTCAAGCGGCTTCACCTGAAGAAAAAGAATCGATTCGTCAGAAAGTGATGGCTGTCGAAGGCATTAACTCTGTGAATAATAAAGTTTTGATTAAGGAATAA
- the speB gene encoding agmatinase, with protein MEYKPLSGREFPRFSAIKTFFRLPYVSLEADYEVGIFGIPYDGGVSYRPGARFAPTKLREVSALGRGFHMTRAENFFENLKVADIGDCPTVPIDQGQTYERIEKFVTEILNHNKRFLAVGGDHSTTLPVLRALRKKYGKPLAFIHFDAHLDTYPAAWGCEYHHGAFARHAVEEGLVDPKKMVQIGIRGPLAGGDDLNFVRANGIRVITVDDVRNQPLNEFLRTLPVFDDTPTYISYDIDNLDPSCAPGTGTPVPGGLTTYEVQRIFRALKIPNLVGGDVVEISPPFDHGDITALAGMDALFEMLHLFPKNK; from the coding sequence ATGGAATACAAACCCTTAAGCGGACGTGAGTTTCCCCGTTTTTCTGCGATCAAGACTTTCTTCCGGTTGCCCTACGTTTCATTAGAAGCCGACTATGAAGTTGGAATCTTTGGCATTCCTTACGATGGGGGAGTTTCCTACCGACCAGGGGCGCGCTTTGCGCCAACAAAATTACGCGAAGTTTCGGCTTTGGGACGTGGCTTCCATATGACCCGTGCTGAAAACTTTTTTGAAAACTTAAAAGTTGCTGATATCGGCGACTGTCCAACGGTACCCATTGATCAGGGGCAGACCTACGAGCGTATTGAAAAATTTGTGACTGAAATTTTAAATCACAACAAACGTTTTTTAGCTGTGGGCGGAGATCACTCAACAACGCTTCCTGTGTTACGGGCTCTTCGTAAAAAATACGGCAAGCCATTGGCGTTCATTCACTTTGATGCGCACTTAGATACTTACCCAGCGGCGTGGGGCTGTGAATATCATCATGGTGCTTTTGCTCGCCATGCGGTCGAAGAAGGTTTAGTGGATCCGAAGAAGATGGTGCAAATCGGAATTCGCGGCCCGCTTGCCGGAGGGGACGATTTGAATTTCGTTCGTGCCAACGGCATTCGTGTTATCACGGTCGATGATGTTCGCAATCAACCGTTGAACGAATTTTTGCGCACGCTTCCTGTTTTTGACGATACGCCAACTTACATTAGTTACGACATCGACAATTTGGATCCAAGCTGTGCTCCAGGAACAGGAACGCCCGTTCCCGGAGGCCTTACGACTTATGAAGTTCAACGTATCTTCCGCGCCTTGAAGATTCCAAATCTTGTGGGCGGGGATGTGGTAGAGATCTCTCCACCTTTTGACCATGGCGATATTACTGCCTTGGCGGGGATGGATGCCTTGTTTGAAATGCTCCATCTGTTCCCGAAGAATAAATAA